Proteins from a genomic interval of Pseudomonas silesiensis:
- a CDS encoding DUF6002 family protein, which translates to MDVIKTGSAAQATQRAQTPTSVIERYYDLIVSSVADFEFDHCSDAFEPAMKLPPLDARMQSFLSVATAQFFEMGNYRGVPLRLFDLRQNANTQTTKTLASTLIVARAIRHIQETGDSILLFSPSSGNKAIALRDAVLRALKAKLVHPEQLRIVTLTPAQTIGKVRRTELYDDVRLRALNPVFVLDTASPEAVKVVGQQFKSLFSHNPMGELKLWHSLRLENYRFSDQTRAFFDFEYGDAWDTDRKTVHVHAVSSAYGLLGYCSGVEVLKQHKKQVSTPSFLLVQHLATSDMVLHLLDGNFEGASTPSYTKASNGLWVQLESPHFPAATWSPDEILEPTFYTHLPPTAVEMSGLVKANGGSGIVVSLYECMQRYSECAQLLADTPVRLPADPRDLKEWSLVMAMTGCLNAIDRQLLVGMDGCTIHASGSYCRGDYEVIPTDGLTFVSNAEEMMEILRSHCEP; encoded by the coding sequence ATGGACGTGATTAAAACCGGTTCAGCCGCGCAGGCGACACAGCGAGCTCAAACTCCCACTTCCGTAATCGAGCGCTACTACGATCTGATCGTCAGTAGTGTCGCCGATTTTGAATTTGACCACTGCAGCGATGCATTTGAACCAGCCATGAAGCTACCTCCGCTGGATGCTCGCATGCAGTCCTTTCTTTCTGTTGCTACTGCGCAATTTTTTGAGATGGGCAATTACCGCGGGGTACCGTTACGATTATTCGATTTGAGGCAAAATGCGAATACTCAAACGACAAAGACCTTGGCTTCGACACTGATCGTTGCACGTGCCATTCGCCATATTCAGGAGACCGGGGACAGCATTCTGTTGTTTTCTCCTTCGTCCGGTAACAAAGCCATTGCACTCCGTGACGCGGTTCTACGTGCGTTGAAAGCAAAATTGGTTCATCCGGAGCAATTGCGCATTGTCACGCTGACGCCTGCGCAGACGATCGGTAAAGTTCGTAGAACCGAACTTTACGATGATGTTCGGTTGCGTGCATTGAACCCTGTGTTCGTTTTAGATACAGCCTCGCCGGAAGCAGTGAAGGTTGTTGGGCAGCAGTTCAAGTCGCTTTTCAGCCATAATCCAATGGGTGAGTTGAAGTTATGGCATTCCCTTCGGCTTGAAAATTACCGATTCTCTGATCAAACTCGGGCGTTTTTCGACTTCGAGTATGGTGATGCTTGGGACACTGATCGCAAGACCGTTCATGTGCATGCAGTGTCGAGTGCATATGGTCTTTTAGGATATTGCTCTGGCGTAGAAGTACTGAAACAACACAAGAAACAGGTTTCCACGCCTTCATTTCTCTTGGTTCAGCATCTGGCAACCAGTGACATGGTACTGCATTTACTTGATGGAAATTTCGAGGGTGCTTCTACGCCAAGTTACACAAAGGCATCCAATGGTTTATGGGTTCAGCTGGAGTCACCGCATTTTCCTGCCGCGACCTGGAGCCCCGACGAAATTCTTGAACCTACTTTTTATACGCACCTTCCGCCTACCGCCGTAGAAATGAGCGGATTGGTCAAAGCCAATGGGGGCTCGGGAATAGTCGTTTCGCTCTATGAGTGCATGCAGCGCTACAGTGAATGTGCCCAGTTGCTGGCTGATACACCCGTCAGATTGCCCGCAGACCCCAGGGATCTGAAAGAATGGTCATTGGTGATGGCCATGACAGGTTGCTTGAATGCGATTGACCGACAGTTACTGGTGGGAATGGACGGTTGCACCATTCATGCATCGGGTTCCTATTGCCGAGGGGACTATGAAGTCATCCCTACTGATGGACTGACATTCGTTAGCAATGCTGAAGAGATGATGGAGATACTTCGCAGTCACTGCGAACCATGA
- a CDS encoding peptide chain release factor 3 has product MTKQAAEVAKRRTFAIISHPDAGKTTITEKLLLMGKAIAVAGTVKSRKSDRHATSDWMEMEKQRGISITTSVMQFPYRDHMINLLDTPGHEDFSEDTYRTLTAVDSALMVLDGGKGVEPRTIALMDVCRLRDTPIVSFINKLDRDIRDPIELLDEIEAVLKIKAAPITWPIGCYRDFKGVYHLADDYIIVYTAGHGHERTDVKIIEKLDSDEARAHLGDEYDRFVDQLELVQGACHEFNQQEFLDGQLTPVFFGTALGNFGVDHVLDAVVNWAPKPLARVANERTVEPVEEKFAGFVFKIQANMDPKHRDRIAFMRICSGKYEKGMKMRHVRTGKDVRIGDALTFFSSEREQLEEAFAGDIIGLHNHGTIQIGDTFTEGEVLGFTGIPHFAPELFRRVRLRDPLKSKQLRQGLQQLAEEGATQVFFPERSNDIILGAVGVLQFDVVASRLKEEYKVECSYEPITVYSARWIDCDDKKKLEEFRVKAVENLAVDGGGHLTYLAPTRVNLALMEERWPDVKFRATREHH; this is encoded by the coding sequence ATGACCAAACAGGCCGCCGAAGTCGCGAAACGCCGCACTTTCGCCATTATTTCCCACCCCGATGCCGGTAAAACCACCATCACCGAGAAGCTCTTGCTGATGGGCAAGGCGATTGCGGTAGCCGGTACGGTGAAATCTCGTAAATCCGACCGCCATGCCACCTCCGACTGGATGGAAATGGAAAAACAACGGGGTATTTCCATTACCACGTCGGTCATGCAGTTCCCGTATCGCGACCACATGATCAACCTGCTCGACACCCCGGGCCACGAAGACTTCTCCGAAGATACCTACCGCACCCTGACGGCGGTGGACTCGGCCTTGATGGTCCTCGACGGCGGTAAAGGCGTTGAGCCACGTACGATTGCGTTGATGGACGTCTGCCGTCTGCGCGACACGCCGATCGTCAGCTTCATCAACAAGCTCGACCGTGACATTCGCGACCCGATCGAACTGCTCGACGAAATCGAAGCCGTCCTGAAGATCAAGGCCGCGCCGATCACCTGGCCGATCGGTTGCTACCGTGACTTCAAGGGCGTCTATCACCTCGCCGACGACTACATCATCGTCTACACCGCCGGTCACGGCCACGAGCGCACCGATGTGAAAATCATCGAGAAGCTCGACTCCGATGAAGCCCGCGCGCACTTGGGCGACGAGTACGATCGCTTCGTCGATCAGCTGGAACTGGTGCAGGGCGCCTGCCACGAATTCAACCAGCAGGAATTCCTCGACGGCCAACTGACCCCGGTATTCTTCGGTACCGCACTGGGCAACTTCGGTGTCGATCACGTGCTCGACGCCGTGGTCAACTGGGCGCCGAAACCCCTGGCCCGTGTGGCCAACGAGCGCACCGTGGAACCGGTCGAAGAGAAATTCGCCGGCTTCGTGTTCAAGATCCAGGCGAACATGGACCCGAAACACCGCGACCGTATCGCCTTCATGCGTATCTGCTCCGGCAAGTACGAAAAAGGCATGAAGATGCGCCACGTGCGCACCGGCAAAGACGTGCGGATCGGCGATGCCCTGACGTTCTTCTCCTCCGAGCGTGAACAGCTGGAAGAGGCCTTTGCCGGCGACATCATCGGCCTGCACAACCACGGTACCATCCAGATCGGCGACACCTTCACCGAAGGCGAAGTCCTGGGCTTCACCGGCATCCCGCACTTCGCCCCGGAATTGTTCCGCCGCGTGCGCCTGCGTGATCCGCTCAAGTCCAAGCAACTGCGCCAGGGCCTGCAGCAGCTGGCGGAAGAGGGCGCGACCCAGGTGTTCTTCCCCGAGCGCAGCAACGACATCATCCTCGGCGCCGTCGGTGTGCTGCAGTTCGATGTGGTCGCCAGCCGCCTGAAAGAGGAATACAAGGTCGAGTGCTCCTACGAGCCGATCACCGTGTACTCCGCGCGCTGGATCGATTGCGACGACAAGAAGAAACTCGAGGAATTCCGGGTCAAGGCCGTGGAAAACCTCGCGGTCGACGGCGGCGGTCACCTGACCTACCTGGCCCCGACCCGGGTCAACCTGGCACTGATGGAAGAGCGCTGGCCGGACGTGAAATTCCGCGCGACCCGTGAGCATCATTAA
- a CDS encoding ABC transporter permease: MAIRYGKGLIGGAVVVALLALLVHWIGINTIEHYRDDLLFYLQAHLILVLVSMLAALVVGIPAGIFLSRPTMVGRAERFMQIFNIGNTVPPLAVLAIALGVLGIGSGPAIFALFLASLLPIVRNTYEGLKNVQGSLKEAAVGIGMTPTQVLWRVELPNAVPIIIGGVRVALAINVGTAPLAFLIGANSLGSLIFPGIALNNQPQLMLGAACTALLALLLDGLVTLASRLWLERGLRPS, translated from the coding sequence GTGGCTATTCGCTATGGCAAGGGGCTGATAGGAGGTGCGGTTGTCGTCGCCCTCCTGGCCCTGCTGGTCCACTGGATTGGCATCAACACGATCGAACATTACCGCGACGATTTGTTGTTTTACCTGCAAGCTCATTTGATTCTCGTCCTCGTTTCCATGCTGGCCGCCCTTGTTGTGGGCATACCCGCCGGTATCTTCCTCAGCCGCCCGACCATGGTTGGACGCGCCGAACGCTTCATGCAGATCTTCAACATCGGCAACACCGTGCCGCCTCTCGCCGTGCTGGCCATCGCCCTGGGTGTCCTCGGCATCGGCAGCGGCCCCGCAATCTTCGCCCTGTTCCTCGCCTCGCTGTTGCCGATCGTGCGCAACACCTATGAAGGCCTGAAAAACGTCCAGGGTTCGCTCAAGGAAGCGGCCGTCGGCATCGGCATGACACCGACTCAGGTGTTGTGGCGGGTCGAACTGCCGAACGCCGTGCCGATCATCATCGGTGGCGTGCGCGTGGCGCTGGCGATCAACGTCGGTACCGCACCCCTGGCGTTCCTGATCGGCGCCAACAGCCTGGGCAGCCTGATTTTCCCCGGCATCGCCCTGAACAATCAGCCGCAACTGATGCTCGGCGCGGCGTGCACCGCCCTGCTGGCCTTGCTGCTCGACGGCCTGGTGACACTCGCCAGCCGCCTCTGGCTCGAACGCGGGCTGCGCCCGTCTTAA
- a CDS encoding glycine betaine ABC transporter substrate-binding protein has protein sequence MKKLCLFLGCALLFAGFAQAAEKPVIRIGARVFTEQTLLAEITSQYLRTKGYDTQVTGGLGSTLARSAQESGQLDLMWEYTGVSLVAYNHVTDKLDSAQSYARVKELDAKKGLIWLTPSKFSNTYALALPEKTAKAYPQINTISELNTVMQAEAKTNHLVALDTEFANRSDGMAGMVDLYGMNLTRKNTRQMDAGLVYTALRNGQVFAGLVYTTDGRLNAFKLKLLEDDKHYFPDYTAAPVVRQEYLDAHPTLAEDIKPLAELFDDATMRALNARVDVDHESPSSVAADFLRQHPIN, from the coding sequence ATGAAAAAACTATGCTTATTTTTAGGCTGCGCCCTGCTGTTCGCAGGATTTGCCCAAGCCGCTGAAAAACCTGTAATCCGCATCGGCGCCCGGGTGTTCACCGAACAAACCCTGCTCGCGGAAATCACCTCCCAGTACCTGCGCACCAAGGGTTACGACACCCAGGTGACCGGCGGTCTGGGCAGCACCCTCGCTCGCAGCGCTCAAGAAAGTGGGCAACTGGACCTGATGTGGGAATACACCGGCGTGTCGCTGGTGGCTTACAACCATGTCACTGACAAACTCGACAGCGCTCAGTCCTACGCCCGGGTGAAAGAACTCGACGCGAAAAAAGGCCTGATCTGGCTCACCCCGTCGAAGTTCAGCAACACCTACGCCCTGGCGCTGCCGGAAAAGACCGCGAAGGCTTATCCGCAGATCAACACCATCAGCGAGCTGAACACGGTGATGCAGGCCGAGGCGAAGACCAACCACCTCGTCGCCCTAGACACCGAGTTCGCCAACCGTTCCGACGGCATGGCCGGCATGGTCGACCTCTACGGCATGAACCTGACCCGTAAAAACACCCGCCAGATGGATGCCGGGCTGGTCTACACCGCCCTGCGCAATGGTCAGGTGTTTGCCGGCCTGGTCTATACCACCGACGGTCGTTTGAACGCCTTCAAGCTCAAACTGCTGGAAGACGACAAGCACTACTTCCCCGACTACACCGCCGCGCCGGTCGTGCGCCAGGAGTACCTGGACGCCCATCCGACACTGGCGGAAGACATCAAACCGCTGGCCGAGCTGTTCGATGACGCCACCATGCGTGCGCTGAATGCGCGGGTCGATGTCGATCACGAAAGCCCTTCATCCGTTGCCGCAGATTTCCTGCGCCAGCACCCTATCAACTGA
- a CDS encoding ABC transporter permease has protein sequence MEFLNAFSHLDWAQVAQLTWQHITLVGIAVTLAILVGVPLGILMTRFPTLAGPLQASATVLLTVPSIALFGLLLPFYSKFGQGLGPMPAITAVFLYSLLPIMRNTYLALTGVEPGIREAARGIGMTFGQRLRMVELPIAVPVILAGVRTAVVMNIGVMTIAATIGAGGLGVLILASISRSDMSMLIVGAVLVSLLAIFADLLLQWLQRTLTPKGLLK, from the coding sequence ATGGAATTTTTGAACGCCTTTTCCCATCTCGACTGGGCGCAGGTCGCGCAATTGACCTGGCAGCACATCACCCTGGTCGGCATTGCCGTGACATTGGCGATCCTCGTTGGCGTGCCGCTGGGCATCCTGATGACGCGCTTCCCGACACTCGCCGGTCCCTTGCAAGCCAGCGCCACGGTGCTGCTGACCGTGCCGTCGATTGCCCTGTTCGGCCTGCTGCTGCCGTTCTACTCGAAATTCGGCCAGGGCCTGGGCCCGATGCCGGCGATCACGGCAGTGTTCTTGTACTCGCTGCTGCCGATCATGCGTAACACCTACCTCGCCCTGACCGGCGTCGAACCCGGCATTCGCGAAGCCGCCCGCGGCATCGGCATGACCTTTGGCCAGCGCCTGCGCATGGTCGAGCTGCCGATCGCCGTGCCGGTGATCCTCGCCGGTGTGCGCACCGCCGTGGTCATGAACATTGGCGTCATGACCATCGCCGCGACCATCGGCGCCGGTGGCCTTGGTGTACTTATTCTCGCTTCAATCAGCCGCAGCGACATGTCGATGCTGATCGTCGGCGCCGTGCTGGTCAGTCTCCTGGCCATCTTCGCCGACCTGCTTCTGCAATGGCTGCAACGCACGCTGACTCCAAAAGGACTCCTGAAATGA
- a CDS encoding betaine/proline/choline family ABC transporter ATP-binding protein (Members of the family are the ATP-binding subunit of ABC transporters for substrates such as betaine, L-proline or other amino acids, choline, carnitine, etc. The substrate specificity is best determined from the substrate-binding subunit, rather than this subunit, as it interacts with the permease subunit and not with substrate directly.) has protein sequence MIELQNLSKTFQSNGKDVKAVDSVSLTVNEGEICVFLGPSGCGKSTTLKMINRLIKPTSGKILINGEDTTDLDAVTLRRNIGYVIQQIGLFPNMTIEENITIVPRLLGWDKQKCHDRARELMSMIKLEPKQYLTRYPRELSGGQQQRIGVIRALAADAPLLLMDEPFGAVDPINREMIQNEFFEMQRALNKTVIMVSHDIDEAIKLGDKIAIFRAGKLLQIDHPDTLLAHPADDFVSNFVGQDSTLKRLLLVKAEDAADNAPSVSPETPVAEALELMDELDRRYVVVTDGENKALGYVRRRDLHRQTGTCAQYRREFNATAAYDEHLRILLSRMYEFNRSWLPVMDAERVFLGEVTQESIAEYLSSGKSRGGKTSIVSPAETAVA, from the coding sequence ATGATCGAACTTCAAAACCTCAGCAAGACCTTCCAAAGCAACGGCAAAGATGTGAAAGCCGTGGACTCGGTAAGCCTGACCGTCAATGAAGGCGAGATCTGTGTGTTCCTCGGGCCATCGGGCTGCGGCAAAAGCACCACGCTGAAGATGATCAACCGTCTGATCAAGCCGACCTCGGGCAAGATCCTGATCAATGGCGAAGACACCACCGACCTCGACGCCGTGACCCTGCGCCGCAATATCGGTTATGTGATCCAGCAGATCGGTCTGTTCCCGAACATGACCATCGAGGAAAACATCACCATCGTTCCGCGCCTGCTGGGCTGGGACAAGCAGAAATGCCACGACCGCGCCCGGGAGTTGATGAGCATGATCAAGCTCGAGCCCAAGCAGTACCTGACTCGCTACCCGCGTGAGTTGTCCGGTGGCCAGCAACAGCGGATCGGCGTGATTCGCGCCCTGGCGGCCGATGCGCCGTTGCTGTTGATGGACGAACCGTTCGGCGCGGTCGACCCGATCAACCGCGAGATGATCCAGAACGAGTTCTTCGAGATGCAGCGGGCGCTGAACAAGACGGTGATCATGGTCAGCCATGACATCGACGAAGCGATCAAGCTGGGCGACAAGATCGCGATCTTCCGCGCCGGCAAGCTGTTGCAGATCGACCACCCGGATACGTTGCTGGCGCATCCGGCGGATGACTTTGTCAGCAACTTCGTCGGCCAGGACAGCACGCTCAAGCGGCTGTTGCTGGTAAAAGCCGAAGATGCGGCGGACAACGCGCCGTCGGTGAGCCCGGAAACCCCGGTGGCCGAAGCGCTGGAATTGATGGACGAACTGGACCGTCGTTATGTGGTGGTCACGGATGGTGAGAATAAGGCGCTCGGTTATGTACGACGTCGCGACCTGCACCGTCAGACCGGCACTTGCGCGCAATACCGGCGCGAATTCAACGCCACGGCGGCGTACGACGAGCATTTGCGCATCCTGCTGTCGCGCATGTACGAGTTCAACCGTTCGTGGCTGCCGGTGATGGATGCCGAGCGGGTGTTCCTCGGTGAGGTGACCCAGGAGTCGATTGCCGAGTACCTGAGTTCCGGTAAGTCCCGTGGCGGCAAGACCAGCATTGTTTCGCCGGCTGAAACTGCGGTCGCCTGA